A DNA window from Pithys albifrons albifrons isolate INPA30051 chromosome 7, PitAlb_v1, whole genome shotgun sequence contains the following coding sequences:
- the CCK gene encoding cholecystokinin, giving the protein MYSGICICVFLAVLSVSSLGQQTVGSYHGTPLAAELEQSVTEHQRHIRAPSSAGLLKPLPRLEGGSDQRANLGALLAKYLQQARKGSTGRLSVMGNRVQNIDPTHRINDRDYMGWMDFGRRSAEEYEYSS; this is encoded by the exons ATGTACAGCGGTATCTGCATCTGCGTGTTCCTGGCTGTGCTCTCGGTGAgctccctgggacagcagacCGTGGGCTCGTACCATGGGACCCCCCTGgctgctgagctggagcagagcgTGACAGAACACCAGCGGCACATCCGCGCCCCCTCGTCTGCTGGGCTGCTCAAACCCCTGCCACGGCTGGAGGGAGGCAGCGACCAAAGGGCCAACCTCGGCGCCTTGTTGGCCAAGTATCTCCAGCAAGCCAGAAAAG GTTCCACTGGAAGACTTTCAGTGATGGGAAACAGGGTACAGAACATTGATCCTACTCACAGGATAAATGACAGAGACTACATGGGCTGGATGGATTTTGGACGCCGCAGTGCTGAAGAATATGAGTACTCTTCCTGA